From a single Thermodesulfobacteriota bacterium genomic region:
- a CDS encoding tetratricopeptide repeat protein, with amino-acid sequence MKTDKSDGTARTILVCAIITVITLMVYWPALNCGFVFDDYPYIIENRHVRTGLTWENIKWAFGFKGLDHWLPVSFVSHMADVQLFGLNPRAHHLVNIIIHILNALLLFFMLRSGTGRTWPSAIAAMLFALHPINVDSVAWVAERKNILSTFFGLSAILAYIRYSRGRRPGNYALVLILFALGIMSKAMLMTLPFLLLLLDYWPLKRFRPGAVTGNFNLILEKIPLIAISIAAFLITSFKLQTQKMFVPAEVVSMPLRVANAIVSYAAYLWKMIWPVNLAVYYPYPEAIPLWKVAAAGLFVISVTVLIVRKRKEKPYLVTGWFWYLGALVPVLGIKQANLWPALADRWAYVPFIGIFIIVAWGSVAFFSRYRLVKSGLIISVTIFAAMGIAAHAQTRHWKSNVTLFGHAINATENNYVACNFLGMSLLRQGNIDDAIRNFEAALAIKPDYPEIRNGLGTALYQRGRIEEALVHYKEAVRLKPRFPEAYNNLGIVLRDQGRPREAVEYFQKAIDQQPDYSEACDNLGLACEMMGRVDEAVEVYKKALAIDSNDPVAHHNIALILAGRGQTDEAIGHYREALRYKPDSAEIHNNLGLALFARGRLDESLTHFQEALKLYPGNPVILSNINRAIVAKSAGKAIPYHDDKPVGQAR; translated from the coding sequence ATGAAAACAGATAAATCAGACGGTACTGCCAGGACTATTCTGGTCTGCGCAATTATTACCGTTATAACTTTAATGGTTTACTGGCCGGCGTTGAACTGCGGGTTCGTGTTTGATGATTACCCGTATATCATCGAGAATCGTCATGTGCGTACGGGACTGACCTGGGAAAATATCAAATGGGCCTTTGGCTTTAAAGGCCTGGATCACTGGCTGCCGGTGTCGTTTGTCTCTCATATGGCGGATGTGCAACTGTTCGGCCTGAATCCCCGCGCCCATCATCTGGTCAATATCATCATCCATATACTCAACGCCCTGCTGCTTTTTTTCATGCTGCGATCCGGCACCGGCCGGACATGGCCGAGCGCGATAGCGGCCATGCTGTTTGCCCTGCATCCGATCAACGTCGACTCCGTCGCCTGGGTGGCTGAACGAAAAAATATTTTAAGCACGTTCTTCGGGCTGAGCGCCATCCTGGCCTATATCCGCTATTCCAGGGGCCGGCGTCCTGGTAATTATGCGCTGGTTCTTATTCTGTTCGCCCTCGGGATCATGTCCAAGGCGATGTTAATGACCTTGCCGTTTCTTCTGCTCTTACTGGATTACTGGCCGCTGAAAAGGTTTCGTCCGGGTGCCGTAACCGGAAATTTCAATCTGATCCTGGAAAAAATCCCGCTGATTGCAATTTCCATCGCCGCTTTTCTCATTACCTCGTTCAAATTGCAAACGCAGAAAATGTTTGTGCCGGCGGAAGTGGTATCAATGCCCCTGCGGGTTGCCAACGCCATCGTCTCGTATGCGGCCTACCTCTGGAAAATGATCTGGCCGGTGAACCTGGCGGTATATTACCCGTACCCCGAGGCGATCCCCCTCTGGAAAGTGGCGGCGGCAGGCCTTTTTGTCATATCGGTGACTGTTTTGATTGTCCGGAAAAGAAAAGAAAAACCGTATCTGGTTACCGGCTGGTTCTGGTATCTCGGGGCTCTGGTGCCTGTCCTGGGGATCAAGCAGGCGAACCTCTGGCCGGCACTGGCTGATCGCTGGGCCTATGTGCCGTTTATCGGCATCTTTATTATCGTCGCCTGGGGAAGCGTCGCGTTTTTCAGCCGCTACCGGCTTGTCAAATCAGGGTTGATCATATCAGTGACCATTTTTGCGGCCATGGGTATCGCCGCTCATGCCCAGACCAGACACTGGAAAAGCAATGTTACCCTATTTGGCCATGCCATCAACGCCACCGAAAACAATTATGTCGCCTGTAATTTTCTGGGCATGTCCCTTTTAAGGCAGGGAAACATTGATGACGCCATTAGAAACTTTGAAGCGGCCCTGGCGATTAAGCCGGATTACCCGGAGATTCGAAACGGTTTGGGAACGGCGTTATACCAGAGAGGCAGGATTGAGGAAGCCCTCGTCCATTATAAAGAAGCGGTGAGGCTGAAGCCCCGCTTTCCCGAGGCCTACAACAACCTGGGGATTGTGTTGAGAGACCAGGGCAGGCCCCGGGAAGCAGTTGAATATTTTCAAAAGGCGATTGACCAGCAACCGGATTATTCCGAAGCCTGCGATAATCTCGGCCTGGCCTGTGAAATGATGGGAAGGGTTGATGAGGCAGTTGAGGTCTACAAGAAGGCGCTGGCCATCGACAGCAATGATCCTGTGGCTCATCATAACATCGCCCTGATATTGGCCGGAAGGGGACAGACGGATGAGGCCATCGGCCATTACCGGGAGGCCTTGCGCTACAAACCCGATTCAGCCGAGATTCACAACAACCTGGGCCTGGCTTTATTCGCAAGAGGCCGGCTTGATGAGTCCCTGACTCATTTTCAGGAGGCACTTAAGCTGTATCCGGGAAATCCGGTTATTCTTTCCAACATTAACAGAGCGATTGTCGCGAAGAGTGCCGGGAAAGCCATACCGTATCATGATGACAAACCGGTCGGCCAGGCCCGATAA
- a CDS encoding adenosine-specific kinase has translation MELKTEQLDIPEGCNIIFGQTHFIKTVEDLYEIMAGSVPGARFGIGFCEASGDCLVRLEGNDEALKEAAGKNALKIGAGHTFIIILKDAFPINVLNAIKMCQEVCTIFCATANPVEVVLAQSEQGRGVLGVIDGSSPKGVEKEEGIAWRKDLLRKFKYKL, from the coding sequence ATGGAACTGAAGACGGAACAACTGGATATTCCGGAAGGATGCAACATCATTTTCGGGCAAACCCACTTCATTAAAACAGTGGAGGACCTGTACGAGATCATGGCCGGATCTGTTCCCGGAGCCCGGTTCGGCATCGGTTTCTGTGAAGCCTCGGGGGATTGCCTGGTCCGGTTGGAGGGAAATGACGAGGCATTAAAGGAAGCGGCCGGGAAAAACGCGCTGAAGATCGGCGCCGGCCACACCTTTATCATTATCCTCAAGGATGCCTTTCCCATCAATGTCCTCAACGCCATCAAAATGTGCCAGGAAGTATGCACCATCTTCTGTGCCACGGCCAACCCGGTCGAAGTCGTTCTGGCCCAGTCCGAACAGGGCCGGGGCGTCCTGGGGGTCATTGACGGGTCTTCTCCCAAGGGGGTTGAAAAAGAAGAGGGGATTGCCTGGCGAAAGGACCTGCTACGGAAATTTAAATATAAATTGTAA